CGACCTGTCGTCGTTGCGCATTCTCGGGTCGGTCGGTGAGCCGATCAATCCGGAAGCGTGGATGTGGTACTACGAGAACGTTGGCGGCGCCCGTTGTCCGATCGTCGATACGTGGTGGCAGACGGAGACGGGCGGTCATATCATCACGCCGCTGCCGGGCGCCACGCCGTTGGTGCCGGGATCGTGCACGTTGGGTCTGCCGGGCATTGCCGTGGCGATCGTTGACGAGACCGGGCAGGACGTGCCGAACGGTCAGGGCGGCATGCTGGTGATCAAGCGTGCGTGGCCGGCGATGATTCGCACGATCTGGGGCGACCCGGAGCGTTACAAGACGAGCTACTTCCCGTCGGAGCTGGGCGGCAAGATTTACCTCGCGGGTGACGGTTCGATTCGCGATGCCAAGACCGGTTACTTCACGATCATGGGGCGAATCGACGACGTGCTGAACGTTTCGGGTCACCGCATGGGCACGATGGAAATCGAGTCGGCGCTGGTGGCGAATCCCATCGTGGCGGAGGCTGCGGTGGTGGGGCGTCCGGACGACACGACGGGCGAGGCGATTGTCGCATTCGTGGTGCTCAAGCGTTCGCGTCCGACGGGGGACGAGGCCAAGCAACTGGCGCTCGAGCTGCGTAACTGGGTGGGCAAGGAGATCGGGCCGATCGCCAAGCCGAAGGACATCCGTTTCGGGGACAACCTGCCGAAGACACGCTCGGGCAAGATCATGCGTCGTTTGTTGCGTGTGATCGCGAAGGGCGAGGAGATCACGCAGGACACGTCCACGCTTGAGAATCCGGCCATTCTGGAGCAGCTCAAGCAGGCGCAGTAAGCGCACGGTCGCCGGCCTGCTATGGCGCATCGCTCGCAGACCGGCGCGGCCGGCACGACTGACAGCATGAGTGTCGGCGTGGATAACAGCGGGACGCCGCCGGACCTGGCGTCCGGCGGGTCGCCGTCCGATGTCGACTGGCATGGGGCGGCGGCAGCTGTCGCGTCGCGCCATTGGCGGCGCACGTTGCGGCTGGTGGCGGTCCTGATGGTGATCGGCTTCGGGGTGACGTTCGTGCCGCAATTCTGGGCGCGCGAATGGGCGTCGCTGCGATTTGCCGGGTGGCCGCTACCGTTTTACATGGGTGCGCAGGGGGCGATCCTGATCGATATCGGTCTGATCGTCATTTATGCGTGGCTGCAGCGTCGCAACGACGCGCGCTATCACCGTGAGCTGCATGCGTTACGCGATGCACATCGCGACAGCCTTGGCCTTGGCGTTGATGGGGCCGGGCCGAGCCGCGCGGCGGTGGCAGCGACCTCACGAAGTGCTTCCTCTCGCGCCGTTTCGGCGCCGACCTACCGATGAGTTTCACGCGCAGATTGATGCGCTACTACCTGTACTACACGGCGGGTTTCCTTGCGTTCGTGTTGATGATTGGTCTGCTCGAGCGGGTCAATGGTCCGGGGGTGTGGATCGGTTACGCCTTCCTTTTCGTGACGATTGCCGTCTATGCCGTGATCGGCCTGATCTCGCGGACATCGGACGCGGCCGAGTACTACGTTGCGGGACGACGCGTGCCGCCGATGTTCAACGGTATGGCATGTGCGGCGGACTGGATGAGTGCGGCGTCGTTCATGGGGTTGGCGGGGTCGCTGTACGTGTCCGGTTACGACGGCCTGGCTTACGTCATGGGGTGGACGGGGGGCTATTGTCTGGTGGCGTTCCTGCTCGCGCCGTATTTGCGCAAGATGGGTCGTTACACGGTGCCGGACTTTCTTGGCACGCGATACGACAGCAATCTGGTGCGCGCGCTGGGTGTCTTCTCGACGATTCTGTGTTCGTTCGTCTACCTTGTTGCGCAGATTCAGGGCGTGGGGCTGATTGCGTCGCGGTTCATTGGGGTTGAGTTCACCATTGGCATCTTCTTCGGGTTGGCGGGCATTCTTGTGTGCTCGTTCCTTGGCGGGATGCGTGCCGTGACTTGGACGCAAGTGGCGCAGTACATCATCATGATCACGGCGTTTCTGGTGCCGACGGCGATGATTGGTCATCAGACGGGCAACGGGTGGTTTCCGCAATTCAGCTACGGCCAGGCGTTGGCGAAGGTTGAAGCGCTGGAGCGGGAGATTCAGCAGTCGGTGCCGGAGCGGGAGGTGCGCGACTACTACCGTGAGCAGGCGGAGCAGATGCAGCGGCGTCTGGACGGATTGCCGGATAGCTTTTATAGCGAGCGTGCGGAGCTGGAGCGGCAGTTGCTGGACACGAAGCGTCGGAATGGGCCGTTGCGCGATGTGAAGGTGTTGGAAACGAAATTGGATGCGTTTCCGCGCGATGTTGGTGAGGCGCAGAATCAGTGGCTGGAATTGCGCAATCAGTATGTGGAGCGCAGTGAGCCTCCGCATGCGATGACGGAGCCGTTCCCGGCGCGAGACGATACGACACGAAGCTCGCAGCGGTTGAATTTCCTGTTGTTGATGTTGTGTCTGATGATCGGCACGGCGAGCTTGCCGCATATTTTGACGCGCTATGGCACGACGGCGACGGTGCAGGGCGCGCGCAGTTCGGTGGGGTGGACGCTATTTTTTGTGGCGCTGCTGTATGTGAGTGCGCCAGCGTTGGCGGTGATGCTCAAGTACGACGTGTTGTTGCATCTGGCGGGGGCGCGTTACGAGAATCTACCGGGATGGGTGACGCAATGGCGGCATGCGACACCGGTGCAATTGGACATCTCGGACGTTTATCGTGATGGGGTGGTGCAATGGGGCGAAATCTGGATGCAGCCGGACATGTTGGTGCTGGCGGGCCCGGAAATCGCTGGGTTGCCGTATGTCATATCGGGATTGGTGGCGGCGGGCGCGTTGGCGGCGGTGTTGTCGACGGCGGACGGATTGTTGCTGACGATTGCGAATGCGTTGTCGCACGACGTCTATTTCCACATGGTGGATAGAAATGCGTCGAGCCAGAAGCGGGTGACGACATCGAAGATTTTGTTGTTGTGTGTGGCGATGTTTGCGTCGTATGTGACGTCGCTGAAGCTGGGAAATATTTTATTTTTGGTGGGGGCGGCATTTTCGTTGGCAGCATCGTGTTTGTTCCCGGCGTTGGTGCTGGGGGTGTTTTGGAAACGCACGACACGGCTGGGTGCGACGGCGGGGATGGTGAGCGGGTTGTTGGTATGCGTGTACTACATCGTGACGACGTATCCGTTCTTCACGAGGCTGACGGGGTTTGTGGGGTCCCGCTGGTGGGGCGTTGACCCGATTTCGGCGGGGGCGTTCGGGGTGCCGGTGGGGTTTGCGGTGGCGATCGCGTTTAGCTTGCTGGGCGGACGCCCGAGCGCGCGGGACCGGCATCTGGTGGACCACTTGAGGCGTCCGTGATGAGGGTGCGGAGAAGAAATTTTACGTGGGCGACGCGAAAGGGTATGGGATGTTGCCGCCGACCTGCTATAATGCGCGACTCTTCAGGAGAGATGGATGAGCGGTTTAAGTCGCACGCCTGGAAAGCGTGTATAGGTTAATAGCCTATCGGGGGTTCGAATCCCCCTCTCTCCGCCACGGATACATAAGGCTTTGCAGCGAAGTGCCCGCTCAGCTTGTGCAATAGATGCGCGAGTGTGCAATAGAGCGGGCTGCAAAGTTCACTTCAAAGGCATCACCTTCTCGGCTTTACGGCGATACACGCGACGCGTGGTCCGGCTATCCGTGTGCGATAGCAGCGCCTGAGCATGCTCCAGCGTCTCTGCGTCACTTGCTGCTTTGGCACGCAAGTCGTGCTCTGAAAATCGCTCGGAGACGTCCGTTTCCTCAAGAACTCTGTCCATGAAATCGCGCCAAAGCGAGTCCCATCCGCCTGCGCGTCCAGTCAGTTCGTTGATGTACGGTTCTGCCCGGCGATTACAGAATAGATGAGTGGCGTTCTGCGCCGACCTGGCATCGATAGCCTCCCTCACGCAACGACGCAGTTCTTCGGTCCATTGATAGAGCGTTCGTTTCCCCGTCTTCTTGGCCGTCTTGTTTCGCTCGATCAGAATCCCATCGTCGGTAAAGTGCCTCTCCGGTTGAAGGCGTAGCAAGTCGCCGCGCGCCATGCCGGTCATGCCCTTAAGTCGAATGTAGGCCTGGACCATTCGAATGCCGCCACGAGGCCGCTTGGGCTTGATAGACATACACGCATCAACCTCCCAGTCCTCTACATAGCGTGTCCGTGCGTCTTCGCCCTTTAGGCGGACCTCGAATTTGAATGGGTGGCGATCAAGGTATCCCCATTCGACTGCTTTGGTAAAGGCATGTGACAGCACTTCGATTTCTCTATGGGCTGCGGTGACTGCCGGAACTTCCTTAAAGCTCCCGTCGGGTTGCTTCACTTTCTTTCGACGGAGATTTACGTAGGCGTAAATGTGTCTCGGTTTTATGCCACCCAACGGCGCATCGTGAAATTTTTCGCGTAGCTGCTTCACTGCGAGTTGGTTTTGCGTCTGCGTAGTGGGAGCTTTGGTCGGGACGACTTCGAGTGCATAACGGTCAAGTAGTTGGCCAACGGTCTTCGCCTTGTCCAGGGTTCCGAGACGTTCGGCCCAGACCCGATACGATTCCGGGAGTGTTTTGCCGAGACGAAACTTCTTTTTCCCATCCCAATGAAGCTCCATGCCAGGGGGGACTTCGTAGTAATAAGCCCCGTGATAGTGTCGCCATCGAGACGGAAGACCTCGATTTTCTGGTTTGCGCGGAACTGGCATCAGGCGACGCTCCAAACAGGGTTCCAGTCAGACGATGACTTTTCCGGCATGCGTCCCCCAAGAAGTGATTCCACATGCGCTCGCAACACGAGTACATGGCCGTCGGGCCTCACCCGATGTTCGATGCCCATAGAGCGAAGTGCGAAGACTTGGTTGTTTCGCCGCCGTCGCCCCGTCAATTCAGACAGTTCCTCGACGCTGAGAAAAAGCGATGCAGTCAATTCAGTTCTCCTTCGTTGCTAACCAGAAGCTTCCGAGCCCCTGATTCCAAAATGCTTGGCAGTTGTCCAACTTCGCGCCAGCCTCTTGAGCCGCTTCAAATGCAGTCACGATGGCCTTCACCGGGTCGTCGCTCAAGATGTGGTCGATGGCATCTCGCTCGGGGATCGTAATGCCACGACTCGACCAATAGCGCTTCTCGTTCATCTTGTGCTCGGCAAAGTCCTTGGTCAGATATTTGCCGAGGTAAGCCGCCAGCTTGTGATGTTGACCTTTCTGACGAAACGGATTGCGCACATTGACGTTGCCGTTGTCCTCGCCAACGATGGATATCCAGATCGCGCGGAGCACCCTGTAGTTCTGCCGTCCCTTTACCGCGATGTGTAGATGCCACGCGCCCCGTTTCTGACGTTCCGGAACTGCGATGTACTGGAAGTCCTGAATCTTGTTCAAGCGGCGGCGTAGAGCGTCGAAATGACGCTTCAGGCGCTCCTTGTCCTGCATATTCTCCCGGTAGGTCAACGTAATCATGCGATCCGCGCCAATGGCCTTACAACGCAATCTGACTTGTTGCTTGGCCCGTTTGGCCGCCGCCATTTGGTTATCTTCCGAGTTTTCGGATTCGCCGCGCTTGGCTTTCGGCAAGGTGTGAAGCCGCTGGGCGCCCATGTAGCGGTCGAATCGGGTGACGGTGACCTCCACCTGACCCTGTCCAAAATTTCGTCCCCTGACGATCCACTCTCGTCGGAAGGCGGAATCGTTCACTAAACTCGGTTCTTGCATGGCAGCTCCTTTGTCATGTGTCATCGCGGAGAAGGCGTTGGCCCCGGTGTTCTGCATCGGGGCCTTTTTTCATCCGGATCGAAGTCGAAGTGTTTCTGTCCCGGCTGGATGCCCTTTGCCACCCCCTTTCTCGTTAAGTGTTACGGATATAAATTTAGGGCGCGCTTCGCGCGCCCCCGCCGTCCTCGACCCTGCGGGCGGCGGCGGTCGCGCGAAGCGTCGTTCTTTCTTCGATCCGCGCCACTTTGTTGGCGGGAGCGGAAAGGCGGTTTTCAATGAGAGGAGGTGTAGCCGGTGGTGGCGCTTCGGCGGGCGTCTGGGGTGCTACCCGCTGCTCGGTCGCGCGGGTCGCGCTGAGTCGCGCGTCAACGGCCCGGACGTTGCAGGTGCGTCCGCGGGCATCCATGGCTTCGGCATCGGCGCCGACACTCCCGACGCTAGACGTCCTGACACGCTCTACCTGGAGGACGAGAAGGATCTCGGTGTTCGAGGTCGCATCGGCCTGGCTATCGAGGAATCGGGGCAGGAAAGACAGTCCCGTGGTGTTGTCGGATGCCTTGTTGGTTGTCAGTCCGCCAATGAGGATGATGTCGCCATCCTGCGAACTGATTTCGGTGCTCACTTCCCGGGTGTTCAGCGTTGGTGACTTGTTGACGCCAGTCGTCGTTTTCACGAAGTCGCTGATTTGCTGCGAGACGTGCAGATCGATAACGCAATCCTTCACGGTCGGGCGCAACTCGAAGATGACGCCGGACGAGTGGTATTCGACCGATTGAACCGGTTCACCGCCACCGCGAGGGTAGGAGACGGACTTGAGCACCGGGACTTTCTGCCCCACGGTGAGCTTTCCCCGCGAGCCGGATCGGATACGCAGGTTCGGGCTATTGATGACCTGAAATCGTGTGTCTTTCGATAGTGCCGAAAACACCGTGTCGAGATCTCCCGCTGTGATGCGCACAGCGTTGCTCAGCTTCTCTCCTGTCACCTGTATGGATAGCCCTAAACCTTTGGATAGCAGATCCAGTGCAAGCTGAAACGCGGAACCATGTTCGCTGCTTTGGGTGACCTCGTAGGCCGTTGCTCGCACAGCGACTTCACCGACCGGCGTATCGACGAGCGGTAGTAACTCCTGGAGCATCAGAATTTCGGCTTTCGTTCCACGGAAAACGAGCGTGTCGCCTTTCTGGTCGATGAGCATCGCCGCAGAACCGTCGAGGATATTGCCGCCCGCTCGTCCCTCGGGTGGGGCAGCGACTTCGCGGTTCACGGTGAACTGCCCTCGAAACACTGGCCTGACGAGATTGGCGAGATAGGCCGTGTCTCGATATTGGGGGCGATAGACGTAGGTGGATTGCGGTTCCGCGTCTACGCTGATACTTGACCGCTTGAATACGAAGTCGACACCTTGGCGCCTTTCGATGCCGAATCCGAGAGAATCCAGAAACGTGATCAGGAATGCACGTAGGTCGCCGCGCCTCGTATCGAACCGCATCGAGACCATTCGCGGGTCATCGAGCACTTCGGGGGAAATGACATAAGGCGTCTTGATGGCTTCGCCGTAGAGCAAGGAGACGAGCTGCGCCACATTGACGAACTGGAAGTCGAATTTTCCGGATGAGGGGCTCGGCCTTAATCGAGGGGGCGGGCCACTTGCGTTGGTCCAGTCGGGCGAGTGGGGGCGCTCGACGCTGTCCCGAATCGCCGGGCCGTCATCGTGAAGGGCTGGCCCTCGGTAATCGATGGGGGCGGGCACGATGCGAGGCTCGTCCGCAAATGATTGGGCTGCAGCGATCAACATCGCGCCGGCGAACAGGGACTTCATCGCGATTCTCCGAAGAAC
This window of the Pandoraea fibrosis genome carries:
- a CDS encoding type II secretion system protein GspD, with the translated sequence MKSLFAGAMLIAAAQSFADEPRIVPAPIDYRGPALHDDGPAIRDSVERPHSPDWTNASGPPPRLRPSPSSGKFDFQFVNVAQLVSLLYGEAIKTPYVISPEVLDDPRMVSMRFDTRRGDLRAFLITFLDSLGFGIERRQGVDFVFKRSSISVDAEPQSTYVYRPQYRDTAYLANLVRPVFRGQFTVNREVAAPPEGRAGGNILDGSAAMLIDQKGDTLVFRGTKAEILMLQELLPLVDTPVGEVAVRATAYEVTQSSEHGSAFQLALDLLSKGLGLSIQVTGEKLSNAVRITAGDLDTVFSALSKDTRFQVINSPNLRIRSGSRGKLTVGQKVPVLKSVSYPRGGGEPVQSVEYHSSGVIFELRPTVKDCVIDLHVSQQISDFVKTTTGVNKSPTLNTREVSTEISSQDGDIILIGGLTTNKASDNTTGLSFLPRFLDSQADATSNTEILLVLQVERVRTSSVGSVGADAEAMDARGRTCNVRAVDARLSATRATEQRVAPQTPAEAPPPATPPLIENRLSAPANKVARIEERTTLRATAAARRVEDGGGARSAP
- a CDS encoding site-specific integrase; its protein translation is MELHWDGKKKFRLGKTLPESYRVWAERLGTLDKAKTVGQLLDRYALEVVPTKAPTTQTQNQLAVKQLREKFHDAPLGGIKPRHIYAYVNLRRKKVKQPDGSFKEVPAVTAAHREIEVLSHAFTKAVEWGYLDRHPFKFEVRLKGEDARTRYVEDWEVDACMSIKPKRPRGGIRMVQAYIRLKGMTGMARGDLLRLQPERHFTDDGILIERNKTAKKTGKRTLYQWTEELRRCVREAIDARSAQNATHLFCNRRAEPYINELTGRAGGWDSLWRDFMDRVLEETDVSERFSEHDLRAKAASDAETLEHAQALLSHTDSRTTRRVYRRKAEKVMPLK
- a CDS encoding DUF4212 domain-containing protein — protein: MAHRSQTGAAGTTDSMSVGVDNSGTPPDLASGGSPSDVDWHGAAAAVASRHWRRTLRLVAVLMVIGFGVTFVPQFWAREWASLRFAGWPLPFYMGAQGAILIDIGLIVIYAWLQRRNDARYHRELHALRDAHRDSLGLGVDGAGPSRAAVAATSRSASSRAVSAPTYR
- a CDS encoding DUF4224 domain-containing protein; amino-acid sequence: MTASLFLSVEELSELTGRRRRNNQVFALRSMGIEHRVRPDGHVLVLRAHVESLLGGRMPEKSSSDWNPVWSVA
- a CDS encoding sodium:solute symporter family protein, coding for MSFTRRLMRYYLYYTAGFLAFVLMIGLLERVNGPGVWIGYAFLFVTIAVYAVIGLISRTSDAAEYYVAGRRVPPMFNGMACAADWMSAASFMGLAGSLYVSGYDGLAYVMGWTGGYCLVAFLLAPYLRKMGRYTVPDFLGTRYDSNLVRALGVFSTILCSFVYLVAQIQGVGLIASRFIGVEFTIGIFFGLAGILVCSFLGGMRAVTWTQVAQYIIMITAFLVPTAMIGHQTGNGWFPQFSYGQALAKVEALEREIQQSVPEREVRDYYREQAEQMQRRLDGLPDSFYSERAELERQLLDTKRRNGPLRDVKVLETKLDAFPRDVGEAQNQWLELRNQYVERSEPPHAMTEPFPARDDTTRSSQRLNFLLLMLCLMIGTASLPHILTRYGTTATVQGARSSVGWTLFFVALLYVSAPALAVMLKYDVLLHLAGARYENLPGWVTQWRHATPVQLDISDVYRDGVVQWGEIWMQPDMLVLAGPEIAGLPYVISGLVAAGALAAVLSTADGLLLTIANALSHDVYFHMVDRNASSQKRVTTSKILLLCVAMFASYVTSLKLGNILFLVGAAFSLAASCLFPALVLGVFWKRTTRLGATAGMVSGLLVCVYYIVTTYPFFTRLTGFVGSRWWGVDPISAGAFGVPVGFAVAIAFSLLGGRPSARDRHLVDHLRRP
- a CDS encoding rolling circle replication-associated protein, giving the protein MQEPSLVNDSAFRREWIVRGRNFGQGQVEVTVTRFDRYMGAQRLHTLPKAKRGESENSEDNQMAAAKRAKQQVRLRCKAIGADRMITLTYRENMQDKERLKRHFDALRRRLNKIQDFQYIAVPERQKRGAWHLHIAVKGRQNYRVLRAIWISIVGEDNGNVNVRNPFRQKGQHHKLAAYLGKYLTKDFAEHKMNEKRYWSSRGITIPERDAIDHILSDDPVKAIVTAFEAAQEAGAKLDNCQAFWNQGLGSFWLATKEN